The stretch of DNA AGAGCTCACTCATATTCTCTCAACGGTGGATTCCGCTCACGTCCCGCCGGATTCCGCCAAGCCGTTTGTGTATCTAATTGTGGGCGTGAATGGTTCAGGAAAGACGACGACTGCTGGAAAACTGGCAGGCATGTTTTCGAGGGACGGAAAACGTGTGACAATGATTGCATCTGACACGTTCAGAGCCGCTGCAGCCGAACAGCTTGAGGTCTGGGCATCCAGGTCGGGCGTTGAGATGGTGAGTCAGAAGAGAGGCGGGGACCCTGCCTCAGTCGCCTATGACGGGGTCACGGCTGCCATGAAGCGAGGTTCAGATGTAGCCATAATCGATACGGCCGGACGGCTTCACACAAAAACGAATCTCATGGAGGAGGCGAAGAAAATAAAGAAGGTCGTTGGAAAGCTCATCCCATCTGCTCCGCATGAGGTCCTTCTAGTCCTGGATGCGACTGTCGGCCAGAACGGGATCAATCAGGCAAAAGAGTTCAAGGAAGCTCTCGGGGTGACCGGAATCTTCCTGGCTAAGATTGACGGCACGGCAAAGGGCGGAGTTGTCGTTGCGATCAATGAGGAGCTCGGCATCCCTGTCAAATTCCTCGGGGTCGGCGAAGCCCTCGATGACATAGTTGAGTTTGACAGCCGTGCTTTTTCTGAAGCACTTTTCTCTTAAAGGGATTAGAATGCAAAAGAGACCCGAAGTATTTTTTCTCCTTTTTCCTTTGG from Candidatus Eisenbacteria bacterium encodes:
- the ftsY gene encoding signal recognition particle-docking protein FtsY, with the translated sequence MKLSFFDKLKSGLSKTRDGILSGLDALKGAEGRLSDEVLTAIEESLIRADIGPKTSEKLIAKVKEDGAKNVSVESFKGILREELTHILSTVDSAHVPPDSAKPFVYLIVGVNGSGKTTTAGKLAGMFSRDGKRVTMIASDTFRAAAAEQLEVWASRSGVEMVSQKRGGDPASVAYDGVTAAMKRGSDVAIIDTAGRLHTKTNLMEEAKKIKKVVGKLIPSAPHEVLLVLDATVGQNGINQAKEFKEALGVTGIFLAKIDGTAKGGVVVAINEELGIPVKFLGVGEALDDIVEFDSRAFSEALFS